Part of the Cryptosporangium arvum DSM 44712 genome, ACGACCATGGTGAGGGTCGCGACGAACCCGGCCTGGTTGATGATCCCGGTCGCGCTGGCCAGCCGCTCGACCGGATTCGACGTCCGGCCCAGGTCGAACCCGATCATCGAGCCCGGGCCGCCGAGCCCGATCACGACGACGAGCAGCACGAGCACCGGCAGCGGCGCCCGTCCCGGCCACGCGAGCACCAGCGTCCAGGCGGCGACGATCGCCCCGACCACCCCGAGCGCGATCGTCGATCGCTGCCACGGGTGGTGCGCGGTGAGCCATCCCATCACCGGCCCGGCCGCGATCAGCGACAACACCATGAGCGTGATCAGCAGCGACGCGACGTTCGGCGAGAGGCCCTCGCCCTTCACCAGGAACGGGAAGCCCCAGAGCAGCGCGAACATCGTCGGGCTGAACTGCGTCGTGAAGTGCACCCAGAAGCCCAGCCGCGTGCCCGGCTGCTGCCAGGAGGTAGCGAGGCTGGTGCGGATCGCGCCGAGCGACAGCGCCGGGCCGCGGAGCGTCCGGGTGCCCGGCTCGTCGTGCAGGAACAGCAGCCCGGCGATCGCGGTCGCCAGCCCCAGCGACGCGGCGATCCCGTACGCCCAGGTCCAGCCGAGGTTGCTCAGCGCCCAGGTCATCGGAACCGCCGCGACGATCGCGCCGAGCTGCCCGGTCACCCCGGTGAGCTGCGTGACCAGCGGCACGCGCTGGGGCGCGAACCACACGTTGACCAGGCGCAGCACCGCGATGAACGTCATCGCGTCGCCGATGCCGACGAACGTGCGGGCGAGCAGTGCGGCCTGGTAGGAGCCGGCGAGCGCGAACCCGGCCTGGGCGACGGTGAGGACGGTCGCCCCGGTGAGCAGCACCGCCCGCGACCCGAACCGGTCGACGAGCAGCCCCACCGGGATCTGCATCGCCGCGTACACCAGCAGCTGCAGCATCGTGAACGTGGCCAGCTGGGCCGCGGTGATGTCGAAACGTTCGGTGGCGAGGAGGCCGGCCACGGCGAGGGAGGAGCGATGGAAGACGGCGACGAAATAGATGGAGAGGCCGACCAGCCAGACGATCCAGGCACCTCGAGCCTGATTCGACACAGAACGTCCCTTCATGGATGCGGAGTGTGGGTCTTACTCACGATGCGCTCTCTGAATCGATCAGCTCCGTGCGCCCCCCGGTCGTTCCCGCGGTGCGTTTGGCCCGCGTCACACTTTTCGCGCCGATCACCGCGGCGCAGCTCAGCGCGGTGCCCAGGACGATCGCGGTGAGGAAAACGACAACGTGCCCGACGCTGAACAGCGCGAGCACCCCGCCGTGGGGCGCGCCGACGGTGGCGTGGGCGCCGGCCGCCACGGCCCCCGCGGTGGCGGACCCGAGCACGGCGGCCGGTACGACCCGGGCGGGGTCGGCGACCGCGTAGGGGATCGCGCCCTCGGTGACGAAGAGCGCCCCGAGAGCGGCCGCGGTGGGGGCGTGGGCCCGTTCGTGGTCGGTGAAGAGGTTCGGGGCGAGGCGGGTGGCGAGCGCCAGGGCGAGGGGTGCGCACATCCCCGCCGCCATGACCGCGGCCATGGCGGCGCCGGAGTGGGGCGGCGTCGCGGTGGTGTCGGTCCGGGCCGTGACGTCCGGAACCAGCGGGGTGGCCAGGGTGGTGAGGCCGGAGGCGGCGAACGCGTAGGCGACCTTGTTGACCGGCCCGCCGAGATCGATCGCGGTCATCGTCCCGAGGACCGCACCGACCAGGACCGTCGAGGAGCCGTCGAGGCTGCCGAGCCATCCGGTCAGCGCCCGGGTCACCGCGGCGAGCGGTGGCCCGATCACCCCGAGCATCAACCCTCCGGTGACGAGCGTCGCGACGACCGGCAGCGCGACGATCAGCACCGGGCCGTGCGTCCACTCGGGCCGCCGGATCCGGCTGATGAGCGCCGCGAGCACACCGGCGAGCACACCCCCGACGAGCGCACCGAGAAATCCGGCGCCGACCGCCGCGGCCGCCACCCCCGTCGTGAGGCCGGGAACCAGCCCCGGACGGCCGGCCAGCGCATACGCCACCGCGGCCGCGAGCACCGGCGCGAGCAGGCCGAACGCGAGCGCGCCCACGGAGAAGACCAGGGTCCCGGTGCGTTGCAGCGGGCTGAACGGCTCCCCGGTCACGCTGCCACCGGCGAGCAGCAGCCCCAGCGCCTGCAGGATGCCCCCGGCCGCGACGAACGGAATCGCGTAGCTGACGCCGACGAGCAGCGCGCGGCGGAACGGTAGGTGCGGTGTGGTCATGGTTTCGCTCCGAGCGGTGCGAAGGGTCATGGAACGAGGAACTCCAGCCCGGGGTAGCCCCGGATGGTCCCCGCGGGCGGGGGCGCGGTCGCGGGTCGGGAACGGGTGTGGTCGGTGGTGACGGCGTGGTCGGAGGCGTCGAGGAGGAGGGAGAGGTCGCCCACGCTCGCGCCGAGGCGGTCGGCGGTGAGGGCCGCGTAGACCCGGGCCCGGGAGCGGAGCGCGGCGGCGACCGTCGTGGCGTCCGGGAGCTCGACCGCCACGACGACGGCGAGCGCGGCCGCGACCAGCGCCAGCGCGGTGATCGTGGAGAGGGCGGCCGGCAGGCCGGCGTGCGCGGCGAGGAACCCGACGACGGGCGGGCCACCGAGCAGCCCGCTGTACCCGACCGTCGACGCGAGCCCGACGCCGCGCGGTCCCCCGACCAGGCCGGCCCGTCCGATCACGAGCGGGAACACGTTCGCCAGACCCAGCCCGACCAGGACGAAACCCCCGAGGGCGACGAACTGGTCCGTGCCGTAGGCGGCGGCGGTCGCGCCGATCGCGGCGGCGAGCGCGCCGGCGACCAGGACGCGGGTGTCGCCGAACCGGATCACCCAGCGGGCTCCGGCGAGCCGGCCGCACCCCATGGCGAGGCAGAACGCGGCGTACCCCGCGGCGGCCACGCCCGGTGTTGCGTGCAGGGTCTCGCGCAGGTGCAGCGCACCCCAGTCCGACAACGCCCCCTCGGCGAACGCGGTGCTCCCCGCGATCGCTCCCAGCAGCACCAGCAGCACCAGCACCCCGCGCCCACCGGATCCGCCCGGCCCCGCACCCACCGGGGCGGGCCCCGTGCCGGCGGGGGCCGCCCGCGGCGTGCCCTCGGGTGCCGCGGCCGGGGTGACGTCGGGCGTCGGGTTGGAGTCCGGTGAGCGGAGCGCCGGGCGCAGCGCGGTGGCCAGGAGCGCGCCGACGGTGGCGACCGCGGTGAAGTGCACGGGGACGGGCAGCATGGCCGAGGCCAGGCCGCCCAGGAGGGCGCCGGCCAGGCCTCCGAAGCTGAACAGCGCGTGCAAGGCCGACATCACCGGGCGTCGCCGGTGCTGTCCCAGGCTCACGCCGAGGCTGTTCGCGGCGACGTTGGCGGCTCCGGTGGCCGCGCCGAACGCGGTGAGGGCCACGCAGAGGGCGCCGAGGCCGGTACAGAAGCCGGGTGGGATCAGCGCGAGCGCGACCAGCACGCCGGCGACCGCGGCCACGCGGCCGGCGCCGAAGCGCGCGCACCACGCTCCGGTCAGGCGCATGCTCACGAGCGCCCCGAGCGAGACGCCAAACAGTGCGGTGCCCAGGGCGGTGTGGGTGGCGCCGACCCGGTCGGCGACGTCGGGCACGCGTGCGGCCCAGGTGCCGAAGATCGCGCCGTCCAGGGCGAAGAGGGTGGCGACGGCGGCGTAGTGCCGTCGCGGGGAGGGGGTTCGGTCGCGTTCGGGCACGCGCGAGCAGGCCGCCGGTAGAGCAGCAGTCACGATGGAAGACCCTTCGAGGAGCAGGCGATTCGAGCGGACCGCGCCGTTCGGGCGCGAATCGGTCGGACGTCGGCGTCCTGATTCGGGTGGCCGGAACCGGAGATCGTGGGCCGGGGTTCCGGGCTCTGCGACGAGCGCGCCGGGGCCTCTCCGGAACGGCTTCTGACTCGATCAAGAATGCGGCGATCACAGCACGCAGTCAAATTCCTGCGCTGTGTACTGAATCACCCGCTGCCGGTGGCCGATGGGACCGGTATGAGGCAGGCAACGAAGCCGATGATCATCGGGATCAGTTCGCCGACGAACATCGTCACGAAGCGGATCGAAGGAGCCGTCCTGGCCGGGCCACCTCGCCACGACGTGCTCGTGATGCAGCACTACACCGCCCGGCTGGACGTGACCGTGTGCGACGTGCGCACCGAAGCGGAGCCGGGTGCGGGGAGCTTCCATCTCGTCCACGAATCCGAGGAGGTCGTGGCCGCGCCGGACGTCGCCGACTGGATCGTGCGGCGCTATCCGTCCGGGTGATCCATCTCCGCCCGGGTCGGGCCGGTCGCCGACCCGGGCTTCCGCACCGCGATGGCCGCCGCGCGCACGGCGTCGGCCAGCGCCTCGTCGACCGGGGAACCCGACACCAGCCGCGCCAGCAGGACGCCGGTGTGGATGTCGCCGGCGCCGGTCGTGTCGACCGCCGGAACCTTCGGAGCCGGTACCGACACCACCCGCGACCCGAGCGCACCCCCGGTCGCGACACACCCGTCCGCGCCCTCACGCACCACGACCAGCGCGCCCGGTGCGTCACGCAGTCCACGCACCGCCTCCAGCAACGACACCCCCGACGCCGAGGACCCGCTCAACAACCGGGCCTCCCGCTGGTTCACGGTCAGCAGGTCCACCCGGCCCACCACCCGCGCCCACCGCTCGGCCGGCACCTCGAGCACGAGTGGCCCCGGATCCAGCGCCACCAGCACCCCGGCCGGTAACGTCGGCAGCCACCCGGCCAGCACCGGCCCGGTGTCGGGATACGCCAGGTCGTAGCCCGACGCCACGACCGCGTCGCCGGGCGCGGGCTCGATCTTCGCCAGGTCCTCGACGGTCAGCGCCGACTCGACCCCCGCGCTCGTGACGAACGTCCGCTCACCGTCCGGCTCCACCAGCGCCACCGCGAAACCGGAGTCGCCGTGGGTGCGCGGCAACGCGGTCGCGGTGACGCCCTCGGCGCTCAGCGCGGCCCGGATCACCTCGCCGTACCGACCGGCGCCGACCGGCGCGGCGTACACGCAGCGGACACCCTGCCGCGCCACGGCCGACGCGAGGTTGAAGCCACCACCCGCGTGGATCCGGGTTCCGGTGGCGACGACGTCGCCTCCCCGCTCGGGCAGCGCGGGAACGTCGATGGCGACGTCGACCAGAGCGCTCTCCAGCGAGTACACGGTCGGCTCCACCGGCCCAACCGTACTGATCGGCGCGCGGCAACGCTCAGATCGGCTCATTCGGATCCGATGGGATTCCCAAGGCCCCCGACTGCGGTTACAGGAGTTGCGGGAGGTGCGCGTGGGGGACTCGCGGCGGGTCGCCGCAGTGGTGCTCGCGGTGATCGGAGTCCTCTTCGGGATCTATCTGCTCGGCAACGAGTGGGTCCGGGTCTCGGTCGTGCTCGTCGCCGACGGCGCGGGGGCCGTCCTGGTGCTCCGCGGGGTCCTGCGCCACCGTCCGCCCGGGCCGCTCCCGTGGCTGTTCCTGGCCGGTGCGCAGTCGCTGGCCGTCATCGCCGACTGTCTCTTCTACGGCGGGTACCTGTTCGACCGGGCGTGGGACTTCCCCGGTCCGCCGGACCTGTTCTTCCTCGCGCGCTACCCGCTCTGGTTCGCGGTCGCGCTGCTCTGGGTCCACCGGTCCACCCGGCACGACGCGTTCCGGTGGCGCACCGACGTGACGCTCGTCGACGTCGCGATCATCGTGGTCGCCAGCGCCCTGCTGTCGTGGATCTTCGTGATCTCGCCGCTGATCCGGGACTCGCCCGACGTCGCGCTGCTCGTGCTGTACGCGGCCTATCCGGTCGGTGACCTGATCCTGCTCGCGGTCGGCATGCGGATCTGGTTCGGCGGCGGGCAGCGCAGCGTGTCGCTGGGGCTGCTCGGCGGCTTCGCCACCTGCTGGCTGGCCGCCGACACCGCCTACCTGCTCAGCCTCGCGAACGGCACCTACCGGTTCCTCGGGTGGACCGAGCCGCTCTGGATCGCGGCCGCGATCGCGCTGGCCGCGGCGGCCACCCACCCGTCGATGGTCTCGGTCGGGCGGCCCTCGGCCGACGCGCCCCGGTCCGGTACCGGTCGCCGGCTGGTGCTGCTCGGTGGGGTGTCGCTGCTGGCGCCCGCGGCCCAGTTCGTGCAGTACCTGCGGGACGGCGATCTGCACGTTCCGGTCGTCACCGCCACCTGCGCCGTGCTGTTCGTGCTGGTGATGTTCCGGATGGGCGTCCTGCTCCGGGAGCAGCGGCGGATCGCGATCACCGACACGCTGACCGGGCTGCGTACGCGCCGGTTCTTCGAGGAGAACCTCGCGCTGGAGGCCGAGCGGGCCGCGCGGTTCGGCTCGCCGATGGGTGTGCTGCTCGTCGACGTCGACCACTTCAAGACCGTCAACGACCGCTACGGGCACAAAGCGGGGGACACCGTGCTGCGCGAGGTGGCCCGCCGGCTGCGGGAGTGCGCGCGGGCCGGCGACGTCGTCGCGCGCTACGGCGGCGAGGAGTTCGCGCTGCTGGTGGCCCCCACCGACCGCGCCGGGGCGGCGCGGCTCGGCGAACGGTTGCGTGACGCGGTCGGCGGCGAGTCGTTCCGGCTCGACGACCGCACCGAACTGCTGGTCACCGCCTCGATCGGGGTGGCGCTGCTCCCCGACCACGCGGCGACGCCCGACGAGCTCACGGTCCGGGCCGACCAGTGCCTCTACCGGGCCAAGAACGCCGGCCGCAACCGCGTGGTCGTCGCCGGGGAGCTACCGGTCACCCACTAGGCCGCCGCGCGGACCGGGCGGGGGGCCAGCTCCACCGGCACGCGGGCGCCGGTACGCACCGCCTCGACGCCCGCGGCGCACACCGCCACCGCCGCGTACCCGTCCCAGGTGCCGGGGCCGTCGACCGTGCCCCGCCGCGCGGCCCGGACCCAGCGCTGCAGTTCGGTGTCGTACGCGGTCGCGAACCGTTCGATGAACCCGGCGGTCTGCACCCGGCCCCGCACGCCGCCCGTTCTGGCCACCAGCGGGCCGCCGTCCAGGCCGATCATCGCGTTCCCGTGTTCGGCCACCAGCTCGGTGCGCACCTCGTACGCCACCCGGCTGCGCCCGGAGATCTCGACGTCGACGAGCCGGCCCGACTCGGTCTCCATCAGCACCAGCATCGGGTCGCTGACGCCCGGCGGCGCCTCCCGGGAGGCCCGCGGACGCTTCACGGTGACCGCGACGATCTCCTCGTCGAGCAGGAACCGCGCCACGTCGGCCTCGTGCACCACCGAGTCACGCATCATCATCTCGGAGGTGAACGCGTCGGACTGCGCGGGGTTGCGGTGCACGCAGTGCAGCAGCAGCGGCGCTCCCAGCTCGCCCGAGGCCACCAGCGAGCGCAGCGCCGCGTACTCCGCGTCGAAGCGCCGCATGAAGCCGAGCTGCACCAGCGGCGTCGCCAGCGTCGCCTCCCGCTCCACGATCCGGTACGCGGTGTCCGCGGTGAGCGTCAGCGGCTTCTCGCAGAGCACCGGGATCCGCCGGTCGAGGCAGGCCAGCACCTGCGCCTCGTGCGCGAACCCCGGCGACGCGATCACGACCGCGTCCACGTCGGCGGCGTCGATCGCGGCGAGCGGATCGGCCTCCACCCGCGCGCCGACCGCGCGGGCCACCCGCTCGGCGCGGGGGCCGTCGGCGTCGGACACCACGGTCACCCGGGCGTGGGCGATGCGCTCCGCGAGCGCCGCCGCGTGATAACTGCCCATCACCCCGACGCCGAGCACGGCGACCCTCAGGTCGCTCATGACGGGGCGCCGATCGACACCGGAGCTCCGCTGCACCCGGCCAGATACGTGTGGGTGCGCCGCGCGATCGGCAGCGGGCGCTCCGGCTCGCACGGGTACATGTCCTGCTCGACGATCGCGTACAGGTCGCGCCCGAGCGTCCCGACCGCGTCGAGCACCGCGCCCAGGTCGGGGACGCCGTTCGGCGGCTCGCACATCACCCCGCGCCGCACCGCCTCCGGGAACACCAGGTCCTCGGCCTCCACCTGCTTGGCGATCTCCGGGTCGACCTGCTTGAGGTGCAGGTACCCGATCCGCTCCGGGTAGCGCCCGATCAGCTCCAGGCTGTCGCCGCCGTAGTAGGCCACGTGCCCGGTGTCCAGACACAGGTTGACGTAGGCCGGGTCGGTGTCGGCGAGGAAGCGCTCGATGTCGCGCTGGTACCCGATGTGGCTGTCGGCGTGCGAGTGGAACTGGAGCGTCAGCCCGTACTCGTCGAGGATCCGCCGGCCGAGTTCGTTCGTGTCGGTCGTGAGCTTGGTCCACTGCGCGTCGGTGAGCGTCGGGCTCTCCAGGTTCTCGCCGGTCTTGTGGTGCCGGTAGAGATCCGGGATGACGACGATGTGCTGCCCGCCGACCGCCCTGGTCAGCGACGCGACGTCGGTGACCTGCCGCCAGACCGCGTCCCAGGAGTCGGGGCGGTGCAGCGCGGAGAACACCGTGCCGGCCGAGACCCGCAGGCCGTGGGCTTCCAGCGCCTCGGTCAACGCGACCGGGTCGTTCGGGAGGTAGCCGTAGGGGCCGAGCTCGATCCAGTCGTAACCGGCGGCCTTCACCTCGGCCAGGAAGCGGTCGGCCGGGGTCTGCGCCGGGTCGTCGGCGAACCAGACGCCCCATGAGTCGGGCGCGGAACCAATGGTGATCATGAGGCCTCCGTCGGGTGGAGATACGTGCGTTGGGTGGCCTTGTGCTCGGCGTAGGTCCGGTAGGCGGCCTGGGTGGAGTCGAGCGTCGAGACCTCGCTCACCGGTACGTCCCACCAGGCCCCGGTGTCGGGTGCGCCGTTGTGGAACGGGTCGGTCTCGACGTGGATGAGCGTGCTGGTGGCCGACGCCTTCGCGGCCGCGATCGCGTCGGCCAGCGCCGCCCGGTCCTCGACCCGGACCACCGGTACGCCCAGGCTGGCGGCGTTGGCGGCCAGGTCGACGGGGAGCAGGTCACCGTCGAGCCGGCCGGACTTCGTCCGGTAGCGGTAGCGGGTGCCGAACCGCTGCGACCCCAGTGACTCCGACAGCGCGCCGATCGAGGCGAACCCGTGGTTCTGCACCAGCACCACGATGACCTTGAGGTCCTCCTGCAGCGCGGTGACCAGCTCGGTCGCCATCATCAGGTAGGACCCGTCGCCGACCAGCACGAACACGTCGCGGTCGGGGCAGGCCAGCGCCACGCCGAGGCCGCCGGCGATCTCGTAGCCCATGCAGGAGTACCCGTACTCGACGTGGTAGCCCTTCGCGTCCCGCGTCTGCCAGAGTTTGTGCAGGTCACCGGGCATCGACCCGGCGGCGCACACCACGACGTCACGCGGGTCGGAGAGGTCGTTCACCGCGCCGATCACGGCGCTCTGGGTCAGCTCCTCGGTGTCGTAGGCCGCACGGACCCGCGCGTTCCATTCGGCGTCGAGCCGGGTGTACTCCGCGCGGTACTCCGGGGCCACCGTGTACTCCAGCCCGGCGAGGGCCTCGAG contains:
- a CDS encoding fructose-specific PTS transporter subunit EIIC; the encoded protein is MTTPHLPFRRALLVGVSYAIPFVAAGGILQALGLLLAGGSVTGEPFSPLQRTGTLVFSVGALAFGLLAPVLAAAVAYALAGRPGLVPGLTTGVAAAAVGAGFLGALVGGVLAGVLAALISRIRRPEWTHGPVLIVALPVVATLVTGGLMLGVIGPPLAAVTRALTGWLGSLDGSSTVLVGAVLGTMTAIDLGGPVNKVAYAFAASGLTTLATPLVPDVTARTDTTATPPHSGAAMAAVMAAGMCAPLALALATRLAPNLFTDHERAHAPTAAALGALFVTEGAIPYAVADPARVVPAAVLGSATAGAVAAGAHATVGAPHGGVLALFSVGHVVVFLTAIVLGTALSCAAVIGAKSVTRAKRTAGTTGGRTELIDSESAS
- a CDS encoding PfkB family carbohydrate kinase, whose protein sequence is MEPTVYSLESALVDVAIDVPALPERGGDVVATGTRIHAGGGFNLASAVARQGVRCVYAAPVGAGRYGEVIRAALSAEGVTATALPRTHGDSGFAVALVEPDGERTFVTSAGVESALTVEDLAKIEPAPGDAVVASGYDLAYPDTGPVLAGWLPTLPAGVLVALDPGPLVLEVPAERWARVVGRVDLLTVNQREARLLSGSSASGVSLLEAVRGLRDAPGALVVVREGADGCVATGGALGSRVVSVPAPKVPAVDTTGAGDIHTGVLLARLVSGSPVDEALADAVRAAAIAVRKPGSATGPTRAEMDHPDG
- a CDS encoding MFS transporter, with amino-acid sequence MKGRSVSNQARGAWIVWLVGLSIYFVAVFHRSSLAVAGLLATERFDITAAQLATFTMLQLLVYAAMQIPVGLLVDRFGSRAVLLTGATVLTVAQAGFALAGSYQAALLARTFVGIGDAMTFIAVLRLVNVWFAPQRVPLVTQLTGVTGQLGAIVAAVPMTWALSNLGWTWAYGIAASLGLATAIAGLLFLHDEPGTRTLRGPALSLGAIRTSLATSWQQPGTRLGFWVHFTTQFSPTMFALLWGFPFLVKGEGLSPNVASLLITLMVLSLIAAGPVMGWLTAHHPWQRSTIALGVVGAIVAAWTLVLAWPGRAPLPVLVLLVVVIGLGGPGSMIGFDLGRTSNPVERLASATGIINQAGFVATLTMVVAVGAILDQRSGGGSAGYTPDAFRWAMSFQYVLWALGAVQILRYRVKGRAHALRLDPLARTRTAFQPG
- a CDS encoding GGDEF domain-containing protein, which encodes MGDSRRVAAVVLAVIGVLFGIYLLGNEWVRVSVVLVADGAGAVLVLRGVLRHRPPGPLPWLFLAGAQSLAVIADCLFYGGYLFDRAWDFPGPPDLFFLARYPLWFAVALLWVHRSTRHDAFRWRTDVTLVDVAIIVVASALLSWIFVISPLIRDSPDVALLVLYAAYPVGDLILLAVGMRIWFGGGQRSVSLGLLGGFATCWLAADTAYLLSLANGTYRFLGWTEPLWIAAAIALAAAATHPSMVSVGRPSADAPRSGTGRRLVLLGGVSLLAPAAQFVQYLRDGDLHVPVVTATCAVLFVLVMFRMGVLLREQRRIAITDTLTGLRTRRFFEENLALEAERAARFGSPMGVLLVDVDHFKTVNDRYGHKAGDTVLREVARRLRECARAGDVVARYGGEEFALLVAPTDRAGAARLGERLRDAVGGESFRLDDRTELLVTASIGVALLPDHAATPDELTVRADQCLYRAKNAGRNRVVVAGELPVTH
- a CDS encoding sugar phosphate isomerase/epimerase family protein gives rise to the protein MITIGSAPDSWGVWFADDPAQTPADRFLAEVKAAGYDWIELGPYGYLPNDPVALTEALEAHGLRVSAGTVFSALHRPDSWDAVWRQVTDVASLTRAVGGQHIVVIPDLYRHHKTGENLESPTLTDAQWTKLTTDTNELGRRILDEYGLTLQFHSHADSHIGYQRDIERFLADTDPAYVNLCLDTGHVAYYGGDSLELIGRYPERIGYLHLKQVDPEIAKQVEAEDLVFPEAVRRGVMCEPPNGVPDLGAVLDAVGTLGRDLYAIVEQDMYPCEPERPLPIARRTHTYLAGCSGAPVSIGAPS
- a CDS encoding Gfo/Idh/MocA family protein; this translates as MSDLRVAVLGVGVMGSYHAAALAERIAHARVTVVSDADGPRAERVARAVGARVEADPLAAIDAADVDAVVIASPGFAHEAQVLACLDRRIPVLCEKPLTLTADTAYRIVEREATLATPLVQLGFMRRFDAEYAALRSLVASGELGAPLLLHCVHRNPAQSDAFTSEMMMRDSVVHEADVARFLLDEEIVAVTVKRPRASREAPPGVSDPMLVLMETESGRLVDVEISGRSRVAYEVRTELVAEHGNAMIGLDGGPLVARTGGVRGRVQTAGFIERFATAYDTELQRWVRAARRGTVDGPGTWDGYAAVAVCAAGVEAVRTGARVPVELAPRPVRAAA
- a CDS encoding MFS transporter encodes the protein MTAALPAACSRVPERDRTPSPRRHYAAVATLFALDGAIFGTWAARVPDVADRVGATHTALGTALFGVSLGALVSMRLTGAWCARFGAGRVAAVAGVLVALALIPPGFCTGLGALCVALTAFGAATGAANVAANSLGVSLGQHRRRPVMSALHALFSFGGLAGALLGGLASAMLPVPVHFTAVATVGALLATALRPALRSPDSNPTPDVTPAAAPEGTPRAAPAGTGPAPVGAGPGGSGGRGVLVLLVLLGAIAGSTAFAEGALSDWGALHLRETLHATPGVAAAGYAAFCLAMGCGRLAGARWVIRFGDTRVLVAGALAAAIGATAAAYGTDQFVALGGFVLVGLGLANVFPLVIGRAGLVGGPRGVGLASTVGYSGLLGGPPVVGFLAAHAGLPAALSTITALALVAAALAVVVAVELPDATTVAAALRSRARVYAALTADRLGASVGDLSLLLDASDHAVTTDHTRSRPATAPPPAGTIRGYPGLEFLVP